In one window of Paenarthrobacter nicotinovorans DNA:
- a CDS encoding RNA polymerase sigma factor — translation MSSNEARAAVEAVWRSESARIVGALARYTGDFPLAEDLAQEALAEAIVSWSVKGIPLEPAGWLLTAGRRRAIDTFRRRSAQDEKYALLARELTEEAAGADALFTTDAIDDDVLALMFISCHPVLSKEARIALTLRVVGGMGSDEIAKAFLVPLATVQARITRAKKTLAAAHIPFAVQERDEIPERLGSVLHVIYLIFTEGSFASAGDSWMRTELAGEAQRLARVLVRLAPEPEVFGLLALMELTAARFPARIDAAGNPVLLADQDRRRWDQSAIRRGRAALATAVSTGRGLGTYGLQASIAECHAIARTADETDWQRIVVLYEALGRLTGSPVVELNRAVAVAMAAGPAAGLKLVDSLAARGELEGSHLPPTVKGELLARLGCYADAEESLKLALDRCTNAAERTALERKIAQLGKS, via the coding sequence GTGAGCAGCAACGAGGCAAGGGCCGCCGTCGAGGCAGTGTGGCGGAGCGAATCTGCCCGCATCGTCGGCGCCCTTGCCCGCTATACGGGCGATTTCCCGCTGGCCGAGGACCTTGCCCAAGAAGCCCTCGCAGAAGCGATCGTGTCGTGGTCCGTCAAGGGTATTCCGTTGGAACCTGCGGGCTGGCTGCTGACTGCCGGACGACGCCGGGCCATTGACACCTTCCGCCGACGTTCCGCTCAGGACGAAAAGTACGCGCTGTTGGCCCGCGAGCTGACTGAAGAGGCGGCAGGAGCGGACGCGCTGTTCACCACGGATGCGATAGATGACGACGTCCTGGCCTTGATGTTCATCTCCTGCCATCCGGTCCTCTCGAAGGAAGCGCGAATCGCCCTGACACTGAGGGTGGTTGGTGGCATGGGGTCCGATGAAATCGCCAAGGCGTTCCTGGTTCCGCTAGCTACCGTCCAGGCCCGCATCACCCGCGCCAAGAAGACCCTCGCGGCCGCCCATATACCGTTTGCCGTGCAGGAGCGCGACGAGATCCCCGAACGGCTTGGATCCGTGCTTCACGTCATCTACCTCATCTTCACTGAGGGGTCCTTCGCTTCTGCGGGGGACTCGTGGATGCGGACGGAACTCGCTGGCGAAGCACAGCGGCTGGCCCGGGTGCTTGTCCGGCTGGCGCCTGAACCCGAAGTATTCGGGCTACTCGCGCTGATGGAACTAACGGCCGCCCGATTCCCGGCGAGGATCGACGCGGCCGGGAACCCGGTACTCCTTGCCGACCAGGATCGACGGCGCTGGGACCAGTCAGCGATACGACGCGGCAGGGCGGCACTCGCGACTGCGGTGAGCACTGGACGGGGTCTTGGTACGTACGGGTTGCAGGCATCGATCGCCGAATGCCATGCCATCGCCCGCACTGCGGACGAGACAGATTGGCAACGCATTGTCGTCCTGTATGAAGCGCTGGGGCGGCTCACCGGGTCGCCTGTCGTTGAACTCAATCGCGCGGTGGCCGTGGCCATGGCCGCAGGGCCGGCTGCCGGCCTGAAGCTCGTGGATTCGCTCGCAGCCAGGGGCGAGTTGGAAGGATCTCACCTTCCGCCAACAGTGAAGGGAGAGTTGCTGGCACGGCTTGGGTGCTACGCAGACGCCGAAGAATCACTGAAACTGGCCCTCGACCGCTGCACGAACGCAGCCGAACGGACTGCCCTGGAGCGAAAGATCGCGCAACTCGGTAAGAGCTGA
- a CDS encoding YciI family protein: MAKYMLIMRADDDSYAKFENIDFNDILEAMGKFNDELIRAGVLLAAEGLEDPKETVVVDFTGETPVVTDGPYGETKELFGGFYILDVASKQEAVEWAKRAPMTAGTKTEIRRVTSIDEFPQDNEWIQKERAWREQTGQL, translated from the coding sequence ATGGCAAAGTACATGTTGATCATGCGGGCAGACGACGATTCCTACGCCAAGTTCGAGAACATCGACTTCAACGACATCCTCGAAGCCATGGGTAAATTCAATGACGAACTGATCCGGGCGGGAGTATTGCTGGCCGCCGAAGGTCTGGAGGATCCGAAGGAGACCGTAGTGGTTGATTTCACCGGCGAAACGCCCGTAGTCACTGATGGTCCTTACGGTGAAACAAAGGAGCTCTTCGGTGGCTTCTACATCCTTGATGTCGCATCCAAACAGGAAGCCGTCGAATGGGCCAAGAGGGCGCCCATGACAGCAGGCACCAAAACCGAAATCCGGCGCGTAACCAGCATCGACGAGTTCCCCCAGGACAACGAATGGATTCAAAAGGAACGTGCATGGCGCGAGCAGACCGGCCAACTCTGA
- a CDS encoding MurR/RpiR family transcriptional regulator, whose protein sequence is MTSKPDESGTGTAAREPVDHAWLGDALPDVALSKSQARVVEVIARNPQLSSYADIAEIAQRSDVNNSTVVRTAQRLGYRGWPDLQRELRSRYLVMISTEDTLLEHGEHHSPLHDALNHDIENLRLTLDSNTSEDVEAAIAALASAKSITTIGIGSFAGPASVMAHLGSTMGYPITLENRGGVHLASAANSLGPGDVLVVVNMWRSVQQIIVTAEAAKQSGATVVAISDMRRGRLAAAADHLLIVASEGISFFQSVTAANSMVYGLLAGMEAAHPERSRSAIRRTQQLWKDLDIYLD, encoded by the coding sequence GTGACAAGCAAGCCAGACGAGTCGGGTACCGGCACTGCGGCGCGGGAGCCTGTGGACCACGCCTGGCTGGGCGACGCGCTTCCCGACGTCGCATTATCCAAGTCCCAGGCGCGGGTAGTGGAGGTCATTGCACGCAATCCGCAGCTGTCCTCCTACGCTGACATCGCCGAAATTGCGCAGCGCTCAGACGTCAACAACTCCACAGTTGTACGCACCGCCCAGCGTCTGGGCTACCGGGGCTGGCCTGACCTCCAACGCGAACTTCGCTCCCGGTACCTGGTGATGATCTCCACCGAGGACACCCTCCTCGAGCACGGTGAACACCACAGCCCCCTCCACGACGCACTGAACCACGACATCGAAAACCTGCGGCTCACCCTTGACTCGAACACTTCCGAGGACGTGGAAGCCGCCATCGCCGCACTGGCCTCGGCAAAGTCCATCACCACCATCGGCATCGGCTCTTTCGCCGGACCGGCAAGTGTCATGGCGCACCTCGGTTCCACCATGGGGTACCCCATCACCTTGGAAAACCGTGGCGGCGTACACCTCGCTTCCGCAGCCAACAGCCTCGGCCCCGGCGACGTGCTGGTGGTGGTCAATATGTGGCGGTCGGTCCAGCAGATCATCGTCACTGCCGAAGCCGCCAAACAGTCCGGAGCCACCGTCGTCGCCATCAGCGATATGCGCCGCGGGCGCCTGGCCGCCGCGGCTGACCACCTGCTGATCGTTGCCTCCGAAGGGATCTCCTTCTTCCAGTCCGTGACGGCGGCAAATTCCATGGTCTACGGCCTTTTGGCCGGCATGGAAGCGGCGCACCCCGAACGGAGTCGATCAGCCATCCGGCGCACCCAGCAACTCTGGAAAGACCTGGACATCTACCTGGACTGA
- a CDS encoding FAD-binding monooxygenase: MQFHHHGYVSGDPRVEPAAGVGINRPSALPDEVDVLIVGTGPAGMLTAAQLAQFPGVTTRIIERRPGRLAIGQADGIQARSVETFQAFGFAERITAEAYRITEMAFWKPDPADHSRIVRAARAVDDPAGISEFPHLIVNQARVLDYFAEFMANSPTRMVPDFGYEFRSLKVTGDGDYPVEVTLGHTAGADEGQERVIRAKYVVGADGARSKVRESIGCHLAGDQANHAWGVMDVLAVTDFPDIRTKCAIQSGNGGSILLIPREGGHLFRMYVDLGEVAADDHGAVRKTTIEQIIQKANDILHPYTLDVRNVAWHSVYEVGHRLTDRFDDVLPEERGTRTPRVFITGDACHTHSAKAGQGMNVSMQDGFNIGWKLGHVLEGRSPESLLDTYSAERQVVAKNLIDFDKQWSTLMAKKPEEFEDPTELENFYTSTAEFPAGFMTQYAPSLVVSEPRHQELATGFPVGKRFKSAPVQRVCDTNPMQLGHHAKADGRWRIYVFADAAQAGAEGPVADFAEWIANAPDSPLAATPSNLDRDAWFDVKVIYQQDHTNVDISAVPAAFKPTVGPFKLTYLEKVFGADPANDIFELRGLSRDGVVVVVRPDQYVANVLPLSATAELAAFFAPLLSARRPGITKADAGLVSNPA; encoded by the coding sequence GTGCAGTTCCACCACCACGGTTATGTATCAGGTGACCCGCGGGTCGAGCCGGCCGCCGGCGTCGGAATCAACCGGCCGTCAGCACTTCCGGATGAAGTCGATGTCCTCATCGTGGGCACCGGTCCCGCCGGGATGTTGACGGCGGCCCAGTTGGCCCAGTTCCCCGGAGTCACTACGCGCATCATCGAACGCCGCCCTGGCAGGCTCGCCATTGGCCAGGCCGACGGCATCCAGGCCCGGAGTGTTGAGACCTTCCAGGCCTTCGGGTTTGCAGAGCGGATCACAGCCGAGGCATACCGCATCACCGAGATGGCCTTTTGGAAGCCGGACCCGGCCGATCACTCTCGCATCGTCAGGGCAGCCAGGGCGGTGGATGATCCCGCCGGGATCAGCGAGTTCCCGCACTTGATCGTCAACCAGGCCCGTGTCCTGGACTATTTTGCGGAGTTCATGGCGAACTCCCCCACGCGCATGGTCCCTGACTTTGGCTACGAGTTCCGCAGCCTGAAGGTCACCGGCGACGGGGACTACCCGGTTGAGGTGACCCTCGGCCACACCGCCGGTGCCGATGAGGGCCAGGAGCGGGTTATCCGCGCCAAGTACGTAGTTGGTGCCGACGGCGCCCGCAGCAAGGTCCGCGAATCGATTGGCTGCCATCTGGCCGGTGATCAAGCGAACCATGCCTGGGGCGTCATGGACGTCTTGGCGGTCACCGATTTCCCGGACATCCGGACGAAATGCGCTATCCAGTCCGGCAACGGCGGCAGTATCCTGCTGATTCCCCGTGAGGGCGGGCACCTGTTCCGCATGTACGTGGACCTCGGCGAGGTCGCAGCGGATGACCACGGGGCGGTGCGGAAGACCACCATCGAACAGATCATCCAGAAGGCCAACGACATCCTCCACCCGTACACCTTGGATGTTCGCAACGTCGCGTGGCACAGCGTTTACGAGGTCGGCCACCGCCTGACAGACAGGTTCGACGACGTCCTGCCGGAGGAGCGCGGAACGCGTACCCCACGGGTGTTCATCACCGGCGACGCCTGTCACACCCACAGCGCCAAGGCCGGCCAGGGAATGAACGTCTCCATGCAGGACGGCTTCAACATCGGCTGGAAGCTCGGTCACGTCCTTGAAGGCCGCAGCCCCGAAAGCCTGCTGGACACGTATTCCGCGGAGCGCCAGGTGGTCGCGAAGAACCTTATCGACTTCGACAAGCAATGGTCCACCCTCATGGCCAAGAAGCCCGAAGAGTTTGAAGACCCCACGGAGCTGGAGAACTTCTACACCAGCACCGCCGAATTCCCTGCAGGTTTCATGACCCAATACGCGCCCTCCCTGGTCGTATCGGAGCCGCGGCACCAGGAACTCGCAACCGGCTTCCCGGTAGGCAAACGCTTCAAGTCCGCCCCTGTCCAGCGGGTCTGCGACACCAACCCCATGCAGCTGGGCCACCACGCAAAGGCGGACGGCCGCTGGCGGATCTACGTCTTTGCCGATGCCGCCCAAGCAGGCGCCGAAGGCCCTGTTGCGGACTTCGCCGAGTGGATCGCGAACGCGCCGGACTCGCCGCTGGCTGCGACGCCGTCGAACCTTGACCGGGACGCTTGGTTCGATGTCAAAGTGATCTACCAGCAGGACCACACCAACGTGGACATCAGCGCCGTCCCCGCGGCATTCAAGCCGACCGTGGGACCGTTCAAGCTCACGTACCTTGAGAAGGTCTTCGGCGCAGATCCGGCCAACGACATCTTTGAGCTGCGTGGCCTCAGCCGTGACGGCGTCGTGGTTGTCGTCCGCCCGGACCAGTATGTTGCCAACGTCCTGCCGTTATCGGCGACGGCGGAACTTGCGGCGTTCTTCGCTCCGCTCCTTTCTGCGCGGCGCCCCGGGATTACGAAGGCGGATGCAGGGCTGGTGAGCAACCCGGCCTAG
- a CDS encoding HNH endonuclease, whose amino-acid sequence MDTNGQVLSRPGEPSDVSFRSGNPQSGQSGSSDLSPSDHNSKRLPVSCGPTSGSGGAPSEQARLLDDASEALAELCGSVAADARLFGFGEAADFAGRVEDLSRQLEYMQVVAAQAVERTRTEAQRAVPAQQPGQSPASGAQEWRTGWTEPAGESEGGGGGDSVPAAAADGGGAGGGGSVLDDGYRNAAEFLRARLRIGIGEARRRLALANEILPGAGITGQQIPARRQRLADALHTGQVPSRSATIISTALDKAQHFTDPDTLTGMEHALTTTATQSDPDFVTTMANRWIDHIDHNGPEPTEEALHHVQGAFLRRQRRHGLHHLEIFATTEQYETLTTAMNAATNPRLTNTTGTTGTGTTGPQLDRRSRAQKLLDGLVGACAVAMTTGKLPSNGGLRPQLTVTIDHHDLFQHLTHTTTSATKETNTPKQPNATHQPGPRNTASTNTRNTVSTGTATYTGPIHPNTIRKIACDADILPVLLGTDSQILDIGRTTRIFPPHIRKAITARDGGCAFPDCTLPAPWCEAHHITYWSQGGTTGTNNATLLCSHHHHLIHKEHWRITIQNGVPWFIPPPHIDPHQTPRRNHHHTPPKHDTGRENQHAAHHTT is encoded by the coding sequence ATGGACACAAACGGGCAGGTTCTCAGTCGGCCGGGCGAACCGTCCGACGTGTCCTTCCGTTCAGGGAATCCGCAATCCGGGCAATCAGGCTCCAGCGATTTGTCCCCGAGCGATCACAACAGTAAGAGGCTTCCTGTCAGCTGCGGACCCACGTCCGGCTCTGGAGGTGCTCCCTCAGAACAGGCACGGTTGCTTGACGATGCTTCCGAGGCGTTGGCCGAGCTGTGTGGTTCGGTCGCTGCCGATGCCCGGTTGTTTGGCTTTGGGGAGGCTGCTGATTTTGCGGGCCGGGTAGAGGATCTGTCTCGGCAGCTGGAGTACATGCAGGTCGTCGCGGCGCAGGCTGTGGAGCGGACCCGGACCGAGGCGCAGCGTGCGGTGCCGGCACAGCAGCCCGGACAGTCCCCGGCGTCCGGCGCCCAGGAATGGCGGACGGGCTGGACCGAGCCCGCCGGTGAGTCAGAAGGTGGCGGTGGCGGTGACTCCGTCCCGGCTGCTGCTGCTGATGGTGGTGGTGCTGGTGGTGGTGGCAGTGTTTTGGATGATGGGTACCGGAACGCAGCGGAGTTCCTCCGAGCCCGGTTGAGGATCGGGATCGGCGAAGCACGGCGCCGGCTCGCCCTCGCGAACGAGATCCTGCCCGGGGCCGGAATAACCGGCCAGCAAATCCCGGCCCGTCGTCAAAGACTCGCCGACGCCCTCCACACCGGACAGGTCCCGTCCCGGTCCGCGACGATCATCAGCACCGCCCTGGACAAAGCCCAACACTTCACCGACCCGGACACCCTCACCGGCATGGAACACGCCCTCACCACCACCGCCACACAATCCGACCCCGACTTCGTCACCACAATGGCCAACCGCTGGATCGACCACATCGACCACAACGGCCCCGAACCCACCGAAGAAGCCCTCCACCACGTCCAAGGCGCGTTCCTCCGCCGCCAACGCCGCCACGGACTCCACCACCTGGAAATCTTCGCCACCACCGAACAATACGAAACCCTCACCACCGCCATGAACGCCGCCACCAACCCACGACTCACCAACACCACCGGCACCACCGGCACCGGCACCACCGGCCCTCAGCTGGACCGGCGCTCCCGCGCCCAGAAACTCCTCGACGGCCTCGTCGGCGCCTGCGCCGTAGCCATGACCACCGGGAAACTGCCCAGCAACGGCGGACTCCGACCCCAACTCACCGTCACCATCGACCACCACGACCTCTTCCAACACCTCACCCACACCACCACGAGCGCCACAAAAGAAACCAACACCCCGAAGCAGCCCAACGCGACACATCAGCCGGGCCCCCGGAACACTGCCAGCACCAACACCCGGAACACTGTCAGTACCGGCACCGCGACCTACACCGGCCCGATCCACCCCAACACCATCCGCAAAATCGCCTGCGACGCCGACATCCTCCCCGTCCTGCTCGGCACCGACTCCCAAATACTCGACATCGGCCGAACCACCCGGATCTTCCCACCCCACATCCGCAAAGCCATCACCGCCCGCGACGGCGGCTGCGCGTTCCCCGACTGCACCCTCCCCGCACCCTGGTGCGAAGCCCACCACATCACCTACTGGTCACAAGGCGGCACCACAGGAACAAACAACGCCACCCTGCTCTGCTCCCACCACCACCACCTCATCCACAAAGAACACTGGCGCATCACCATCCAAAACGGCGTCCCCTGGTTCATCCCCCCACCCCACATCGACCCCCACCAAACACCCCGACGCAACCACCACCACACACCACCCAAACATGACACCGGGCGGGAAAACCAGCATGCTGCCCATCACACGACGTGA
- a CDS encoding 5'-3' exonuclease, which yields MSGSGMPRLMLLDTASLYFRAFYGVPDSIRRSDGTPVNAVRGLMDMIARLVTDYEATHVVACWDNDWRPQWRVDLIPSYKSHRVAEIVPNGPDVEVVPDPLEAQIPMIRKVLELAGIAVVGADEHEADDVVGTYASQAAFPTDVVTGDRDLFQLVDDQRGVRVIYTARGMKNLELVTEVVVVGKYKVLPQQYADFATLRGDASDGLPGVAGIGEKTAAGLLGEHGTLQGLLEAAEDPDGGLSASVRAKLSGAADYLKVAPAVVNVVRDLQLPSLEEAGAELSPVAGAARSELEQLANDWNLGGSVKRLLDALDRVR from the coding sequence ATGTCAGGATCAGGTATGCCTCGACTGATGCTCCTGGACACAGCCTCCCTGTACTTCCGCGCCTTCTACGGTGTGCCTGATTCCATCCGGCGTTCGGACGGGACTCCGGTCAACGCCGTGCGCGGCCTGATGGACATGATCGCCCGCCTCGTTACGGACTACGAGGCCACACACGTGGTGGCCTGTTGGGACAACGACTGGCGTCCTCAATGGCGTGTTGACCTGATTCCCAGCTACAAGTCCCACCGTGTCGCGGAAATCGTTCCGAACGGCCCCGACGTCGAGGTCGTCCCGGATCCGCTCGAAGCGCAGATCCCCATGATCCGCAAAGTACTGGAGCTCGCCGGGATAGCCGTGGTGGGCGCCGATGAGCATGAGGCTGATGACGTGGTGGGTACCTACGCCAGCCAGGCAGCGTTCCCCACTGACGTCGTGACCGGCGATCGCGACCTCTTCCAACTCGTCGATGACCAGCGCGGTGTACGGGTAATCTACACAGCGCGCGGGATGAAGAACCTGGAATTGGTCACCGAGGTAGTAGTTGTCGGCAAATACAAGGTTCTGCCGCAGCAGTACGCAGACTTTGCCACCCTCCGCGGCGACGCTTCCGACGGGCTTCCCGGAGTGGCCGGCATCGGCGAAAAAACCGCAGCTGGTTTGCTCGGCGAGCACGGCACCCTGCAGGGGCTGCTGGAGGCGGCAGAGGATCCCGACGGCGGTTTGTCGGCTTCCGTCCGCGCCAAACTGTCAGGTGCCGCGGACTACCTCAAGGTTGCGCCCGCCGTCGTCAATGTTGTCCGCGACCTGCAGCTGCCGTCCTTGGAGGAAGCGGGCGCGGAACTTTCACCTGTAGCGGGCGCTGCCCGCTCTGAGCTGGAGCAGCTGGCCAACGACTGGAACCTGGGTGGTTCCGTCAAAAGACTCCTCGATGCGCTGGACCGGGTCCGCTGA
- a CDS encoding Clp protease N-terminal domain-containing protein, with product MSKTKRITLGVAAGALALGAGLGVTSLATAATTPTPSATSSADATTPSDQGGRPGGHGHGRDGGKIASELATKLGVDETKVSDALKAFREANKPTTPPAEGTEGTKPDPSARDAALAKSLASALGVDEAKVTTALEEIRSEGQAQRAAALKTRLDKAVTDGKLTQAEADAVTKAVEAGVIGGGGR from the coding sequence ATGTCGAAAACCAAGAGAATAACCCTGGGGGTCGCAGCCGGAGCGCTTGCGTTGGGTGCCGGATTGGGTGTGACCAGCCTCGCCACAGCAGCGACCACGCCGACGCCGAGTGCTACATCTTCCGCTGATGCGACCACTCCATCGGACCAGGGTGGAAGGCCCGGCGGGCATGGACACGGACGGGACGGCGGCAAGATTGCGTCCGAACTGGCAACCAAGCTGGGTGTGGACGAGACTAAAGTCTCCGACGCGCTGAAGGCCTTCCGCGAAGCGAACAAGCCCACCACCCCGCCTGCCGAGGGAACAGAGGGCACTAAGCCGGATCCCTCGGCCCGCGATGCCGCATTGGCGAAGTCCCTCGCTTCGGCGCTCGGCGTTGACGAAGCCAAGGTCACCACGGCGTTGGAAGAGATCCGTTCTGAGGGGCAGGCCCAGCGTGCTGCCGCACTGAAAACCCGGCTCGACAAGGCCGTGACGGACGGAAAGCTGACGCAGGCAGAAGCCGACGCCGTAACCAAGGCCGTTGAGGCAGGCGTTATCGGAGGTGGCGGGCGCTAG
- a CDS encoding NAD(P)-dependent oxidoreductase: protein MSNTRRIAVVGLGSMGGAMASTLHRAGWDVTGFDPSDVARNAAAATGISTTAELRDLAGIPYAVLSLPSAHIVEATVPVLLSGPGTIAIIDTTTSEPGTSTSMAALAESHGACFVDAPVSGGREGAATGTLSAFVGATDTAAAAAQPVLEALTGGKYARIGGPGSGNVVKLLNNVLAAANLVSVGEALGVAKAYGIDPAVAAASISNASGGSKVSSAMYPNWILSGTHDSGFSLGLMARDASLAVDIARQVGEQPELLAAAADQWQAALASLGPAADFTEIARTVAPAVTPAGAPGTTHIA from the coding sequence ATGAGCAACACCCGCCGCATCGCCGTCGTCGGCCTCGGATCCATGGGAGGTGCGATGGCGTCCACGCTGCACCGCGCAGGCTGGGACGTCACCGGCTTCGACCCCTCGGACGTTGCCCGGAACGCGGCTGCCGCAACCGGAATTTCCACCACGGCAGAACTCCGGGATCTAGCCGGCATCCCATATGCTGTGCTGTCCCTGCCCTCGGCCCACATTGTCGAGGCAACAGTGCCGGTGCTCCTCTCGGGACCCGGGACCATCGCAATCATTGACACCACTACCTCCGAGCCGGGCACGAGTACGTCCATGGCAGCGCTGGCGGAATCCCACGGCGCATGCTTTGTGGACGCGCCGGTCTCCGGTGGACGCGAAGGCGCAGCCACCGGGACTCTGAGCGCGTTCGTTGGAGCAACGGACACGGCTGCCGCGGCTGCACAGCCCGTCCTCGAAGCCCTCACCGGCGGAAAGTATGCCCGTATCGGCGGGCCTGGGAGCGGAAACGTCGTGAAGCTGTTGAACAACGTCCTGGCCGCCGCCAATCTGGTGTCAGTGGGCGAGGCGCTCGGCGTTGCAAAGGCCTACGGAATCGATCCCGCAGTGGCCGCCGCGAGCATCAGCAATGCCTCCGGGGGCAGCAAGGTCTCCTCCGCGATGTACCCGAACTGGATCCTGTCCGGCACCCACGACTCCGGCTTCTCCCTCGGCCTGATGGCACGGGACGCATCCCTGGCCGTCGACATCGCCCGGCAGGTCGGCGAACAGCCGGAACTCCTGGCTGCCGCGGCCGATCAGTGGCAGGCCGCCCTGGCATCTCTCGGCCCGGCCGCCGACTTCACCGAAATCGCCAGGACCGTAGCTCCCGCTGTTACCCCCGCCGGCGCCCCCGGCACCACGCACATCGCATAG